The Gasterosteus aculeatus chromosome 12, fGasAcu3.hap1.1, whole genome shotgun sequence DNA window TGACTAAAGATGTGatcattcatttgaatcttACTCCCAATTCCAactatttcattacattttggacACTTGTCTgacatttattgtctttttcagGCCAAGTCCCGAGGCATTGAAGCTGCCAGAGAGAAGATGTTCGCTGGAGAGAAGATCAACTTCACTGAGGTGCACGTTGTCGTCATTCATGTCAGCTGTGACTTGACTCAAAGCAGTGTTCACCTCTTGACGTTTGACGTGACAGATTAACTCCttcgttgtgttttttttaactcattgAAGGATGAACAACCGATTACAACGAATGCAGCAGCTTGTTATACTTTAACTACTTTATCAGTACTGAGTgctatgtgtgtctgtgtgcgtcttttGTCCGGGTGCTGTGGGTGTGAAGGGCCGCTCCGTGCTCCACGTGGCCCTGAGGAACCGCTCCAACACTCCCGTTGTGGTGGACGGCAAGGACGTGATGCCAGACGTCAACAGAGTCCTTGAGAAGATGAAGGGCTTCTGTCATGTGAGGGAAATGCAACGTCACGCTCTGCAGCAGCTTTGATGCACTGGAGTTTACAGCTTGCCCACTGCGATTGTTCCGTTGCAGAGAGTTCGCAGCGGTGAGTGGAAGGGCTTCACCGGAAAGGCCATCACAGATGTAGTCAATGTCGGCATCGGAGGATCTGACCTTGTGAGTGCTACTTCTGGAGAGATATTAATGCATTTTGATGAAAACATCTATGAGCCATATCGCGATCGACAGCTTTTACCACTTCACGCTTTTCCGGTCCCATGCGTTGTCTCATCTGAGCTTCCCTGTGCAGCCGCAGTCCTACCTGACCTGAATTTGTACTTGAATTGGTTTGGCTTGCAGGGCCCCCTGATGGTGACTGAGGCCCTGAAACCTTACTCGAAGGGTGGCCCTCGTATGTGGTTTGTGTCAAATATTGATGGAACGCACATTGCCAAAACCCTGGCACAGCTGAACGCTGAGACAACCCTCTTCATCGTCGCATCCAAGGTATCCGGTTTACACAGATTGCAGCAGATGAAAAAGTTCCTCAAGCAGATCTGTGCCGTTAGTTCAGTACCATTATATAGTAATGCatgattttctttgtgttttgtcaATCTAATTCTGCATTCATAGACTTTCACCACACAAGAGACCATAACCAACGCCGAGTCAGCGAAAGCATGGTTCCTTGAGCAAGCCAAAGATGTGAGTGTGCAGCGGCCTCGGACTGCAGCAGCCTTTTGTTAGTTGGCCCACTGATATCCCTCAATCAATCTCTGTGTTTTGACAGAAATCTGCCGTTGCCAAGCACTTTGTGGCCCTTTCAACAAACGGAGTAAGTCACAAAACATCATTAAAACAGATGAAACCTTCTGTCTCTGTCCAGACATTGAACCCTAACTGTCCTGCTATATCTGTGTCTCCCCCTCAGCCCAAAGTCAAGGACTTCGGCATCGACACTGAGAACATGTTTGAGTTCTGGGATGTGAGTGCCCCTTTATCCACAGGCCGGGACCAGGGCCGCAGCTATAAATAGATTTTGACCTGTGAAGTAGGCGGGCGGACGCTCTGTCCGGCAGCTGCTGGGTAATCAGAAGCCCCTCTCTTCAGACGCAGTTATTATTGGTAGCGACCTTTTCTCTTGCAGAGGTCACTGTAAAGGCTGAGTTGTACCAAAGGTCAGAGGGCTGCATTTTGTTCCAGCTACAATACAGCAGACAAAATAGCTGCACGTTTTTTAGAATTTAGAAAGTGTGAGTGATCTGTCCCtaggagagacaaagagaactAGCCACAGGATTTTAGCAGATGATCAAAGGCAACCTGATGAAGTGCATCGTGAACTGTGCTGCTCATGTCAGTGCGTATTAACAAAAACGGGTAGCTTTTGAATAATTCCATTGATGTTACCAGTTCCTTCTGTTGTGTGCAACGCTGGCTTCTCTTTCATTAAAAAGCCAAACAAGCTATTTCATACGAAGTCTattcagatttttcttttttctttcagtgggTTGGTGGTCGTTTCTCCTTGTGGTCTGCAATTGGAATGGCCATCGCCCTGCACATCGGTATGAACAGGgaaaactattatttttgtgttttgttacaTCATAAAAGTTGTCTGACTTTGGCACCTCCGAGTTGGATTATGGGGGAGACAAAGATCGCCCTCTAATTGCTCTTGTGATATTTTAAGCCCAACTGTTGAATTGATTGTGCATTTGGTGAACAATTCtgtcacgtctcttctccttatCAGGCTACGACAACTATGAAAAGCTTCTTTCAGGAGCTCATTGGATGGTAAGTGCTTCTCCAACACCTTCAGTCGGACTCCCGAGTGTAGAAAAACAATCCACACCAGCTTTCCTGGAGCAGAAACATGAAGAACACACAGATGTGCATtcgcctcccttcctctcctgcaggacaACCACTTCCGCACCGCTCCTCTGGAGAAGAACGCTCCCGTCCTGCTGGCTCTGCTGGGCATCTGGTACATCAACTTCTTCCACGCTGAGACCCACGCCATGCTGCCCTACGACCAGTACATGCACCGCTTCACCGCCTACTTCCAACAGGTCCGCACCCACAATGCCGCAGGAAGCTCAAGTACTATTTCACAATGCTAAATACGTTTTCCAAAAGGTGAAACTACTTGCCGATGTCAGCACAGGCCGACAGGACAACGCCATGTGAGTTTAGGACGTGTTACCGTTTTGATGGATATCGGTTATCTGTAGGGTGACATGGAGTCAAACGGAAAGTACATCACTAAAGATGGAGCACGTGTGAACTACCACACTGGGCCGATAGTCTGGGGAGAACCAGGAACCAATGGACAGCATGCCTTCTACCAGCTCATCCATCAAGGTAACGTCCCCAAAGATCCGCTTCGAGGTTTCAGTCAGAAGTTTCACAGACCAGGTGTTGTGTCTGTTGCTGGCGATAACGCTAGTTGGTTAGCCTCATGTCATGTGTCACCAATGCAGTCCAACTGTGTTGTGTCTCAGGAACACGCATGGTGCCTTGTGACTTCCTGATCCCAGCTCAGTCACAGCATCCCATCAGAGACAACCTGCACCATAAGGTACCCCCTGTGTTTGAAGACTTTTTCATCTAAAGCAACAAGGTAGAGAGCGGTAGTGTGCTCAGGAGTATATGTCTGCGGTCCAGTGGTGTGCAGCTGTGTTAATCGCCAGTATTGTAGCAATCAATTTGTTACAGCTCTGAGAGGCACCATGTGAACATACGCTGACTGCACTGCACTGTGTCTGAACGGGTGTGATGTGCGGCTGTAGATCCTGCTGGCTAACTTCCTGGCCCAGACAGAAGCTCTGATGAAGGGTAAGACCACAGAGGAGGCCaagaaggagctggaggccggCGGCCTGAGTGGAGACGCCCTGGAGAAAATACTGCCACACAAAGTGAGTCACATCAAGAAAGGAAACGCACCGACAAGTGAGACCAACGGCAACAAACGTAGGCCTACGTTTGAAAATCATTTACTCAAACCCAAGAAATCCCACTGGTTGGGAAGTGCCAGCAgagtgaggagacagaggaggtagtgccccccccccccccccccccccagtgagcATGAGTGAAAACAGCTACCGAAACACAAATTAAGGACATTTGTTGTCATTTCTGTCCTTGTTTAATAAAGGTGTTCCAAGGAAACAGGCCAACCAACTCAATTATCTTCAAGAAACTGAGCCCGTACACGCTTGGAGCTCTTATAGGTGAGAGCAAACAATGTTTCTGGTGActgagagacactgatgatAACATTAGGAAACCATGAATCAAATCACAGGTCACAGGCATGAGGCTAACACATACTGAAAATAACCAGACAATGTTCATTGACAGCCACTGTTAGGCTTACTATTCATCCTCATTAATGAtactattttcttcttttataaTCCCATTGCATTATGTCTGCAGTCATTTTTTGTTCATGTGGTTATGATTATTCTGTCTTGTTTTGCAGCAATGTATGAGCACAAGATCTTCATTCAGGGTGTCATGTGGGAGATCAACAGCTTTGACCAGTGGGGGTGAGACCAATGTCGAGTTCAAACAGAATAtgcatataataatataatatatatatatatatgagacgTGACAACATGCTCACTTTACAGTTGTAGCAGGAGTAACATGGATAATCATGAGTAAATGAGTGACTGTGTATCAgggagttgtttgtgtttgatcccTGAACCCGTCGCCTCTCTCCTTCCCCGCCGTATTATTAGGGTCGAACTGGGCAAACAGCTCGCCAAGAAGATTGAGGCCGATCTCCAGGACACCGCAGAGGTCCACTCCCACGACTCCTCCACCAACGGACTCATCAACTTCCTCAAGAATAACTTTGCCTGAGTTGAGGCCCCCCAGCCGCCAACCTCCACATCATTATCCGGCAAATCGGCTCTCGAGGCCGCTGGTCACTCCCACGCAGTCGAGCTGAAGCATTCTGTATGTTTTTACTCTTATTGTGGAGACGGTTTCTACGGTCCGATTTTTCTACGTTAGTTCGTTCACAAACGTGAAGGGCAAAAATCTTTTAGTATTTAAGTTGTGATACATGCTTTCACTGTCGCTTTGTCACACAAAATGTAGTTTCTGGAATAAATGTATCTGCACTGTTATAATGTGctgcaaaaaaaggaaacgcaTGTATTCTCTCAACcccatcactgtgtgtgtgaaaaacgCCACTAGATGGCATTAGAGTGCCGGATTATATCGCCGGGACCAAATCTGCCACCCAGTAATCCACCATTTATTCAGTGGAACAAGAGTTCAATCCCACAAATCCCCAGACACTACAGCATCcatttagagagaaaaacaaacagcatgtgACTAAAAGACGGTCCATCAACTTCATTTGCTCAATATTTGTCAGTAAATGTCtctaaaaaacataaaattacAAACATACAATTCACGGTTCACAATACATCGTGAGAGGCTACCAAAGACGAGGCTCTAAGAGGAAATACACTCCACTATGTTTTGTTCTACTCACACTCACAGTGTTTGCGCTATGAAGACAAacagaaagttaaaaaaagaaaaaaatcctagACCGTCAGACACTTCTAtgctgttgccaggcaacaataCTTCAAatctactttttttaaatctctggcTCTGAAACAGGATACAGAAGAAGTGAGTTTGACTGAGGACACAGAGCTTTTTTAGTGTAATGTTATTCAGTCTCAGGTACCACAAAACAATTAGTGTCACATAACTAATTGAAACGGTCATCTGAAACATGCATACATTAACTTCAACCCACAGCTGACTTTCTTAAACTTAAACTTTCCTCCAGGTTAATCAAGTCAGGTGCAGTAGGTTAAAATAAACAAGCAAGGCAACATGAGGAAATAAGGCACCAGGCCCAAGCTTAGTTCATCAGAGAGCATGAAAGCATGAAAAGGGTTGTGTGCGCGTTCCTGAGATGTTTGTTCAACAATGGCCCTGCACACTCTCACATTCCTCTTCATGCTTTATTGGTTGGCCCTgtcagtcattttttttctctccagcccGTTTAAgagctgccgccccccccccactccccctggCAGGGTCCCAACCCTCCTCAGTACTGTGGTTGTGCCGCCCCAAGTTCATGGTGCTGTCTGACGAAGGGTAGGAGCAGAGTTAGAGATTCTTCTCAACGGACTGACTATACCAGGGAGCTTTTCCAGCTCGCTCCGAGAGGCATTCAGATAATTTGCATTCATCAAGTGCCAGAGCACTGGAAGCCGTTTCAGGGTCAGCATCCTTGCATGTGAACAAGTTCGGAAGCTCAGCTTCAGTACAGAAGAGCAGCCTGCAGGTCCGTATAGCTAGTCTTATTGCTCGCCTCAACTTAATGTGCACGGCCGTCCGCCCCCACCGAGGGACCTTTGGAGACCACATAAACCCAGTGCATGATGCAGATGGTCCCCATCTAGTCCCCAGTCCGAGTAGTTTAAGGCTGTCATTGAAagctctgcaaaaaaaagagaagaaaaagaaggccAGCTTCATTTTTCCCACGACCACTGGAGTTATATAAAGATTAACTGAAGTACGTGGGCAGGGCTCGTAGTGCTGCAGCATAAGAAGCCTGTAGCAGTCCCATGTGGCTGCAGGGGGCTCCAGCTGACCCCTTGTTGCTCTGGCTTCATGCCCCCCCTCAAATTCCCCAACTCCTccagcaacacatttttttaagatCTCCTTTTAGCTGCATCCATCTTCCAATGCATTGCTGTTGAGGTCCACCTTGCAAACATGATACGTTGATTTCCCTTACAGTGAGAAATACAATAAACCATCTGATGAAGAGAAAAATGAAGCCGTGCATCCCTCACCTCCCTGTGAAATGGCTTGAAAAATATTCTTAAGCAACAAAAACTATATTGAATTAATGTTTTGGTAAAAAATATCACATGAAAATATTTGCATGCTCCATATCTGAATAATTCCATTGAGATTTCTCTGACCTCAAGGAACAGTCAGACGTTTATTTCAGCAATTCATCTCTGCCAAACTACCAGACAGCTGGGCGAGTTCATCCTCATGAGACGCCTCTAGATCAGTTATCCTCCTGGAATACTGTGCACTCCTTGTAAGAGTTTTTGTCTTCACTGCCTCTCCCGAATCCTCAGAAATACAGATATACAGTCCAACATCTGGCTCTTATTTGGCTTCGCAATGTGaaagataaaaatacaaatactccCACGCTGATTTCGGCTGCTGCTAGTTTGATACGATATGTTCAAAGTGGCAGTTGGTATCTCACATTTTTTCGATCAAGGCTGTTTTCGgttaaaatgacacattttttgCCACGCAAGCATGAGTATTTGTGTCTGCAGGGCTGTTTTGTAGAAGTGATTCAGCACATCCAAAATGAAAGATAGAACACATTATTCAGTCTTCTGAATCACATATGCACTGTTGCTTTAGATAAAAAGGTACCATGTTTATCCAAACATAAGCTCTATAAGGCCTTTCTTTCAAACAGACTTGATGACTTATCAATCACACTGGCTCTGTTCCTTTCAAGTGCTCCCGTGAGAGTGAGCTGGCATGATGCAATCAAAATGCATTCGGTAAAAAGGTTTTTGAAAAATGATTGATCCTACATTTAAACTCAATAGCATACTTTGTTAGGCCCTCAACTGCTGGTAAATGCCTTTCAAACTGCACATCCCCAATAATGTTAAAGTTTCTGATGAACCAATGTGAAAGGTCTGCAAACGAAACCGGACGACATCACCAGGAACCACACTGATTACAtcacgtgtgtgttttcacgTGTTTGCGAGCAGCCTACACTCACACTCGTTTGACTCATATTTAGTGGGGTGAAGTGAAATCATTTGCAGAGTTGAGCTGCTCCATTTTAATTGACTGAAGTATGCATCTtaaacacaatatttaaaaataagcgATTGTTTTCAGTATGTTATGCTCTGGCTAGCAGAACATGTTCAGGGCCTTAAGTGTGATTCTGTGTGATGTCACACTTACTACGTACATATTTCTATGCATGAGCGCAAACTTTCAATTGAAATAACTTCGCTCCTTTTAATGAGCGATGAAACAGACCGGGGTGGAAAACCGGAGGCTCGATTTTTTTGGTTACAGGAAAGGGGACAAAATGTCAGTAACCGAAGATGGTGGAGTGTATGCGGTAATCCTGCGGCGAGCATTTTTTCCCTCCACTTCCTGGCAGCAGAGGGACCCGCGTGCTCCAGAGGGAAGGTGTTCTTTTGTGCCGTGGTAACAGAGCTCACCTCACAGCGGCTCCCCTGGGGCTCTGctacctctgcacacacacacacacacacacacacacctccctgaGTCACAGGGGCGAACCCTCACACACATAAAGGGCGCTTTGTGCCCCAACTCATGGAGCTGACAACCAACACCAGCGAGCCCCTCACACTGAACGCCAGTGTTTAGCTAACAGGAGCCCAGTCAGAGGACAGACCGCTCCTATGTGCGGCATCTCCAGCTATCTGTGTATCAGTGGCTTCTAAACTGAAATGGAAAAGTCACATTCAAAGggtgaagggaggaggggagggggggggatgtattTTTGAATTCTTTTTCAAGTTTTCTCCTCAGTGCGGGAAGGTTCCCTCGCCtcatctctccttccctcatctCCCCTTCACTTTTAAAGACATTGCCTGCAGTCGTCTGTGAGCCTGTCTCAAAGTATTTCCTAGAAATGAAAGGAGAGGATGACTCAATTTCGGGATATTTAGAAATTGAGCCAGGCAGCGGTAATTTGGCAAGCGAGCAGTAAAATCAggactttcttctttcttcttgaaCCCGATCCACTCACCTGCAGGACGGGCACCGTTTATAACTTTAGAAGATGCTATTATTAATATGCAACCATCCGTGTCAGGCGGGAGGGAGAGTTCCCACCACATCGCAGGCTGAGTGCATGTCAACATGCAGCAGTATTTAACTGACGGCAGACAACAGCACTCTGCATGCAGCTACATGTAGGGAGGCTTGGTGGGAGTTAGTGGAGACTTAAAGCGGAGCTAATGACAACGACTTTTGGACTCGTCACTGTCATATTTGACATTTCCTGTGATCAGTAACTTATAAAGTATATTTCATGGTTAAAATCTGGgcttgttttgtgcttttgtaactagacacacagacatcagCTTTTCATGTGTGGTATTAACAGGAATGTTTATATGCTGAAACAATTTACTAAATGGGTACAAAAAAAGTGATTCACTCGGTATTTGCGATCTCTAAACTTTCTATGATAAAGAGGTTTCCGATGGTCTTATTGTTTGGTAATGTGGGTGTTGTGAAGCCTTTTGAGACATTAAGCGctttataaacacatttgaCTCGCCTGGTCTAATTAGAATTGGAGGCACATTAAGGGATGAGCGTGAGGGCGGCCACAGTGATCCAACCACAACCCAGTGACCCCCGGAGGATCATATTAGTGACCCGCGTGAAGACGTTAGGAGCTGCAGAGAAATATTAGAGTGAGTAGAGGAGATGGGATGTGACTTTAACAACAAGACATAAAAACCAGCCGGCCGTGGGAAAACCACCCGCAGTACATGTGGTCAAACCGTGGTTGACTCATGTCCACATGTTGTCCCTGCTGCACCCCGGGACTCTACCATCGCTTTGTCTTTTGCTTATTGCTGCTACTGCACAGATCACTGAATAACTGCAGCGCTCCTAAACCCTTTACTACCGCTGCACACCTCAAATATGTCAAGTATGAAACCGGTCATAAAGGATTTATCTTGACAGCAGTATTTTATAGCTGGGTGTGATTTTGCAGTGACGGATTTCGTACTGAATAAGAAAAActagacaaaacaacaaaactacTAACAGCAAAATAAAggtgataaaaacaaacattttttgcagTTAGCTACAAAACCACTTTATTGAAAAAGCAGATTAGGTCATCTACAGTTAAATGATACGTCCCAatttttaatacattaaataaCTTTAGACTTTTTCATGTTTAGATAAATAGATCTAGTTTCCTTTTTTATGAACCATCTAGGTAATCAAAACACTTAGAGATACAAAAGATGTGTGACAGATGTGCGTGTTGGAACTACCAGTAGGAGAAGAAGTCTTCTCTTTCCAAGTGACAtttgacagaaaaataaaatacaaaaccagCCTCTTTATGTACAGGGTAACTAGCTGTGTGCTATGCAAAAGAAACTCAAGTAGTACATTTTAACAGGGtgaattaattatatttaaaagggGATACACTCTGATCTTGTTAAGTTTTTCTTGGAGTTTGATAATGTGCAGAcaagtcaaaataaaaataaaaacctaatTCTTCAAGTACAGCACACATTACTTGATGAGAACCCTCATACGGAATTGAGGTTATTCAAACGAAACGGGGAATGTCTCAAATACTCAgtccttttgtttctgcttttacAAATATACAACACTAATCATTATCACATGGAATGAATCTCATTACATCAGGTTTCATTTAAAAGCACTTCCTGCTTGTGGTGACCCCCCTTCCGTCTCTGCTTTTGACACATTCAGTAGTATTTATTCAGAACTGCTTGAACAGTAATGCAGTATGATGCACAACAAGGGTTTTGCATACAATACTTGGTGTTTGCTTTATTCCCGTGTGAACACCTTTATGGGTGCAAAGGATGACACATCATCAACTGGAACACGCCGCCGCCATGATGCTGGGCAGATGTTGAAACAAACACCAAGAACTAGACGCAAACATCTGGAGGGAGGTGGTCATCACTAACAGAATAGAGCAGGTATTTCTGTTGGTTGCTGCGCTGCCCTGCAAACACAGTGACGTGCATGTGCCCGTGGCCCtgccatcaacacacacacgcacgcacacaccaaggGAAACATGGGGCGGACTCCCTAAAAATGCGGGCGGGACCTGCAGCTCCGGGTTTTCAGGGACGTCCTCCCACgacagagcagcagacgtaCGGCGAACCGGAgcgagacacacaaacatgcccGTTCCGTCTTAAGGAGCGGTGCTCTCAGTGCTCGCAGGACAATAAACAGCATCTGTAAAGCTTTCAGGGTAACAGTGTCGAGCAAAAGGAATTCTCAAATAAACTGTTCAATTAGTTTTATTCCTCTTTGAGTACCAGATGGCCCGCATGCAGACGGTGTCGGTTGTCAGATCAATttgaaaataagttaaatagGTGCTTGGTTAACACAAGGTGTTTTCTATTTGTCCTAAAGCCATACAACTCTCTGTATTATATTTTGAACATACAGATGTTTGGCCAGATACTCACAATAAATTCACTGTTTGACCTGATGTATAACTAAAGTCGGTGGAATTTGCACAAACGTCTCATTGTGCCACAGCTCTCTACAGTCAGTCGAAAGAGGCAACGTTCTAAACAAATACTTCTGTTGCCAAAAAACCTGATAGAGGAACCACACATTTGGTACTCAAAGTcgaaataaataattgaaagtGAATACTGTTTGATCTTCCAAAGCGAGTGGATCTGTGACCCAGCGACGGACACGAAGCGGCTCCGTGTCATCGAGCAGAAATGAGACAACAGAGAGGCTTCAGACTTCAGACCCTCTCTGAAAAGAAGAGATTCTACATCTATGATCTTATGTGGAAAACCgttgcaaaatatattttcatatataaAAAGACATTCTATGTGCATCTAAAATTGTCTTTTTCCGTCATAACATAATCATTGATTAAGACACTGCTCGTGAATCTCTCGAGGTCTCGTTTAAGACTCCCCAGTGGAATGTCAGTCGGGTCTCTCTGGTGGTGCTACGGTGCATCTGGTATTTCGGTGGGAGTCAAGGGGGGTTTGCAGAGTCCTTTGCGTAGCCTTTAGCAGGACTCCAATTCAGTGTTAGAAGCTGCACAGAGACACCCTGCCCCTCCTGTCCCGTCCAGCTAGCACTAGGAATGTAgtcagttgccccccccccccccgggtcctGGCTCGTGTCAGCGCTGCTGGATTCGCGGCGGTGACCTGCGTCAGTCAGAGCGCAGGAATGAAaaacaaggagaggaggagagagagaaaagcccAGCGATGGATGAGTCTGTGTCCTCCTGGCCCAaaccccaccgccccccccccccccgctttgaTGAATGCGTAGGGGTCAGGGTGTGTGACGTCAGCGGGGGCCTCTGGGTTGGTCTTCAGGGTTAGGGCACCCATGggaaagggagaggaaaggacCGCTGATGGagtaggtggaggagagggacccccccccccccccaactcttgGGCTCCATAACTCCATCATGTGACAGCAGCGCTGGTAGTGGGAGCCGCAC harbors:
- the gpib gene encoding glucose-6-phosphate isomerase b yields the protein MGLTQDPNFQKLQDWYTAHALNLNIRHMFEADKERFNKLSLRMKTEDGDVLLDYSKNLITDEVMKMLFDLAKSRGIEAAREKMFAGEKINFTEGRSVLHVALRNRSNTPVVVDGKDVMPDVNRVLEKMKGFCHRVRSGEWKGFTGKAITDVVNVGIGGSDLGPLMVTEALKPYSKGGPRMWFVSNIDGTHIAKTLAQLNAETTLFIVASKTFTTQETITNAESAKAWFLEQAKDKSAVAKHFVALSTNGPKVKDFGIDTENMFEFWDWVGGRFSLWSAIGMAIALHIGYDNYEKLLSGAHWMDNHFRTAPLEKNAPVLLALLGIWYINFFHAETHAMLPYDQYMHRFTAYFQQGDMESNGKYITKDGARVNYHTGPIVWGEPGTNGQHAFYQLIHQGTRMVPCDFLIPAQSQHPIRDNLHHKILLANFLAQTEALMKGKTTEEAKKELEAGGLSGDALEKILPHKVFQGNRPTNSIIFKKLSPYTLGALIAMYEHKIFIQGVMWEINSFDQWGVELGKQLAKKIEADLQDTAEVHSHDSSTNGLINFLKNNFA